Genomic DNA from Coregonus clupeaformis isolate EN_2021a chromosome 9, ASM2061545v1, whole genome shotgun sequence:
GGAGAAGTTCTCAAAGCAGTAGTTGACAGAGGAGTTTTCGTTCCTGAGCGAGGTGGTGTCGAGGAGGAAGCCTGTCGGAAGGCTGCCAGACAGCACCAACACCCACACAGCGCAGCAGGCCAGCTTGGCGTTCCGTTTCGTCCGCAACGCCTGTGATCGGAATGGGTGGACGATGGCCAGGAAGCGGTCCACACTGATGCAAGTGAGGAAGAGAATGCTGCCGTACATGTTGGTGTAGAATAGGGAGACAGAAAGCTGGCAGAGCCCCCTGCCGAACGGCCAATCCTGGTTGATAAAGTAGAAGATCCTGAAGGGCAGGGTGAGGACAAAGAGCAGGTCGGACACCACCAGGTTCATCATGTAGGTGGTGGTCTCGTTGCGCAACTTCAGTGTGCAGGCGAAGATGTACATGGCAGCCATGTTGAAGAGCAGCCCGACTATGAAGACCAGGCTGAAAACCGAGATGTACAGGGTGTACTTGAAGCCATCACTCTTAATACAGCTCGTGTTGGTTTGGCTCAAGCCAAGAGCACTAATGCCATCAGTCTCTAGAGTGCTGTTATTCATCTTTAGAGAGGAGTGGATATGAATGTCAATACAACAATGGGAATGTTGTTGTGGAAAGCAGCGATCACTTGTACAAGATAATTCTAAGGAATAGAGGACTAAATTGTCCTTAATTGCAGGGGTACACATCAGTTGATGTTATCTATGTAATTTCCCTTTAAGAGTTAGCATCTTCCCCCAGCATTAGAGAATACTAGTTCGAAAAAAATAACCACACTTTCACTCCTATCCAATGTTCATAAGCATAACAATGTGCTCATGCGAACACCACCATGTCCAGTGTTTTAAAAAGAACAGCAAGTAACTCCATCAATACCTGTGCTTGTATCCAAAAAGACAAGACCAGTCCTCTCAGTTAATCCACTGGTAAGTGTACAATGTGTCACGGAATTATAAGATCCCAGGCCTATTTTTATGTCCTCTGTTATGAACAGCCTTGATGTTGGCTTCTCTGAGTCTGGAGCATTTCTCCTCTCACTCCAGAGTCAGTGGTGTTTCTTGCTccagtgagagaggggggagtcatGTGCCTCTCCTCGGGTCTGTGAGCTGAGCGTCTGAGAGGCTCTGGGTCCCTCCTGGCCTCTGGCAGCCCTCTTCCTGTCTGATCCTGCTGCAGCCCCTTGGGGCATGGTGCTCCTACTGACCCTACACTTGTAGACAGACGGGctttgctgcagcctgtctgtcctgtccGCCACAAAATACAGCCTTTCCAGGCCTAAAAGTCAGTGGAGTGGAGTCAGTCTTCTGTTTTGAAGCTCTACCACATACTGAAGCTTAACGGACTGCTTGCTTACACACTGGGAGGAGTAGGCTACCACCCATCCAAGGCCCTCCCACATCTGACTGCTTTAGCTATGTAATCACCTGAGGGATTTGTCTCTGGCTGGGCTTGGCGGGAGACGGGCGGAGTTGATGTTGTGGTGTTTTGAACGTTTAAAGACATCCTCCAgtgatttattttaattttaaataaCTGTTCCTGTTAAAGTGATATACCAAgtataaataaactaaagtacacacactaaagggtaaaaTGATATGTTTTGAGCAAAATTGTTTTTTAGACAACTGGAAACTTCAAGGAGTAgagcattcaaggagttggtttGATGAAGttgtgatgtcatcggcctccccccttgcttgaggagcaatagagaacaaaaggGGAAAGGCCCACCCCGCCGCTTGTGCTATGTCATGACTTACCTGGAACACCTAttgatgtgccttttgttaagtaaatctgGTGTTAGGTGAAAAGGAGCCTGGCGTGCCACTGGCCCTTTATACCCCCAGGTTGAAGTAACCCTTTATACCCCCAGGTTGAAATAACCCTTTATACCCCCAGGTTGAAGTAACCCTTTATACCCCCAGGTTGAAGTAACCCTTTATACCCTCAGGTTGAAGTAACCCTTTATACCCCCAGGTTGAAGTAACCCTTTATACCCCCAGGTTGAAGTAACCCTTTATACCCCCAGGCTGAAGTAACCCTTTATACCCCCAGGTTGAAGTAACCCTTTATACCCCCAGGTTGAAGTAACCCTTTATACCCCCAGGTTGAAGTAACCCTTTATACCCCCAGGCTGAAGTAACCCTTTATACCCCCAGGTTGAAGTAGCTCTAGATATTGTGTGGAAAAACATTAGCATTTGTTGGCCTGTTAGCTTGTTTTTGTTCCTTTAGCATTCTGTCAGGATCTCATGAAAATGTCAATATCAATTAAATGTATGTAGGttattgttttgtctttatttagTTGAGCTGTAATGTCATTCAAACGTTCAAGCTAATTTATATATTTGATTTTCATCTAAGAGCTAGCCTACTCCCAAACAGTGGACATTTTCAGTTGACTGCTCTATTTGTCGAAACGAGTCAGTTAAGTGATACTCTCCTGTCAGCCCCAGAGCACAGTGTACTTTCTATTCGACTAATACTTTTTATTAGTCTGGTGTCAGCGAGCAGCTGCCTCAGAACAACAGGAAGGGGAAGGTTCCAGTGATGGCAAGCCTGAGCGTGCAGACTCTAACGAGATGAGACGGGACTAGGTGCAGTTTTCTCTGACGCAGATAGAGACGTGCTGTATGCTTGTATTTGTGTGCACATGTGGAAATGCATGTGTTCAATAAAATAACACACCTTTGATCTTCACTCAATGCTGCTTGACAAACAGCCTCATTGGGTCTTATTTTATGTTGGTGGATATAGTTGCTGGTATAGTCTTACTGTAAATAACCATGTAGGCCTACTTTCATAAACACACACCCTTCCATACAGCTATGAATATAATTAAATTGAATAATGTTTCTGATAAGATCTGACAATGAAACCTAGGGAGTGACCATGTTCCACTGGTCAACCCAACACGACCAATGGCAACAGGGTACAGGGGTTGTTAACCCTGTGGATGAAGCTAGCCTCATTGAATAGAGGTTTGACATTCTGTTGTTTGTTATTATAGGAAGGAACACAGTCAGGGGAACATGACAATTTTTCAAATGTGTCAATGATGAATTCATCCATTCTTGACGGTCCGATGAAGGCTCAACAATGTTGTTGACCCTGAGAGTGGCTCTGGCAATAGTCAAAACTTGTTAAGGAGGGGGTAGGGCAATATAAACTGCTAGTTCCATAAGAACACAGAATGTTCAGGACTGTAAGGTCAAAACAGACAAATTCTTTCCCCTCCTGCAGTTGTACCCTTTGCCAGGACAGCATACTTGAGATTGAGGGAATAGCTGAAACCAGAGTCATTCAGTGTTTTCCTCCCTCAGTGCAGACTGAGGACACAGCTGGGCTGTAGAATAACCGTTAAAGAAGGCGGGTTCCGTGTCTGTCATTTCCAGTCCTGATATGTGGACCAGTGGAGCACATAACAGTGAAAACACAGGTTAATTCCACATAAAACAACTGAACTGGTGCTCCCATACATTAGCGCACACATGCAAATGAACTCATGGTCAATGTTTGCTTCAGGGGTTTTCCAAATGCAGACCCTTCCAGAAATCTGTGTTTTTATTATATTTCACCTGCGTTCTAATTAAACAAACTGACAATAAATACATGGGTCCACTCAGTGTTGTAGAATGCAGGAAAATATGGGTCAGTTCAAGAGGGTACTATGTGAAAACGTAGTTTTCTTTACCCTATGTCATTATAGTCACATACAACAATCATTAATCTGAATGATATTATAGCCTCAAAATGCTTGTACTCAAGTGccggttgaaatatcaaaacgaactctgaaccacctatattaatttggggacaggtcgaaacgcaTTAAAAGTTAATggccatttagctagctagcttgctgttgctagctaatttgtcctgggatataaacattgggttgttattttacctgaaatgcacaagatcctctactccgacaattaatccacagataaaatggtaaacctagttagtttctaggaatctctcctccttcagtctccttcttctttggactttatatggcggttggcaaccaactttaaggtgcattaccaccaccaactgggctggagtgtggacctcagttcagctttcaatcacccacgtgggtatatgctcctaaaaaccaatgaggagatgggagaggcaggacttgcagcgcgtcaagcggaaaaaatagaaccaagttgtgtattttagcgcctggctatggAGATGCgcgcgagcagtttggatgaaatgatttGAACAACatgtatgtgtaaaaaaaaatttGCAATGCTCGCGCACGTAACGCTAGCAGTGTAGTCAGCACGTTAGCCCATCTTACTTCCTCATCTCCCTCCCCTTTGCCGTTTCGGCACCCTGGTCAAAAATGGTGCGTGCCCTAGCAAAGTAAAAATGTCTATTTTGAAATTGGCATGAGTGTCTCCAGGTGATCACTGCCTATACCAGAGCGTTTCTTGGTCAGAATTCGGTTCTGGCAGCTGAATCCCCTTTCAGCGAGAATACTGGACACAGGGAGGACCACAGCAATGGCCGCAAGCTGAGCGTGTGCTGGGAACACGTCGCAAATGCCACTGACAGACTCCCGCCCtggttttagttttttttcctgTGTGGAAAAATAAGAATTCTGCATTAACGTGACCCCTGTACTTTAGGAGCATGTTCCATGACCTTGGTATTACATAGTGTTGATGTGTTCGTAATGCTTTAATCCCTGTGTGAAATGCTGTAGAGCCTGTCTTATAAATGCTCTTCCATGTGTGTTTCTCCCCAGGATTCTCCACTGTTTGAGCTGCTGAGACAGACTCGTGAGGAGGGTCCAGTGGAACAGGCTAAGCCCCCTGCCACCCTCAACCAGCCCCTACAGCACAACCACACTGCAGCTGACCTGTAAGTCCCCAGTCCCTCATCAACCACTGACACACCTCATTCACAGTCGTCCCCATTGGCAAATATGACGATGTCTGTGGAGAGACTGTCTGACTGTTAATATGTAGTTTATATGCCAAGATTGTCACGTTATACTTCTGCCTCGACAAGTGATGTGATTTAAACCAGACTTATGGTTCCATTCATCTGCCCCTCTGTCATTTGGTTTGTGTGAATTAAACTTGTAAATAGGCCAGTGAATAAGAGCTCTGCCTCAAAGAGGAACATCTTGGCTTTGAGGTTTTATTTGCATGAGAAAAGACTGGGATGCAAAGCTTTACAAAATACAGGGCAGATGAGGTCAGAGAGGACACACCCTGAGTGGAAAAGTTGTGTTTACACAACTCTCTGGTGTTGGAGAAAGGCATGGTACTGTACAGTAATCACCTTAACCTTTCACTGGAAGTGCCAAGACGTTTTATGCCAAGACCATCGACTTCCCTCAAGTCTAACTGTAGTACAACTATGTGTAGGGCCCTGAGTTTTACCTggtcagaagaaactgtgtagtCCACGTCTTTCTAGGATTATTTGTAGGTAGGATGAAGGGaggttgtactcctgagtggcgcagtggtctaaggcactgcatcacagtgctaactgtgccactagagatcctggttcgaatccaggctctgtcgcagccggccgcgaccgggagactcatggacggcgcacaattggcccagcgtcgtccagggtaggggagggaatggccggcagggatgtagctcagttgatagagcatggcgtttgcaacgccagggttgtgggtttgattcccacggggggccagtatttaaaaaaatatgtattcactaactgtaagtcgctctggataagagcgtctgctaaatgactaaaatgtaaatgtaaaatgagaaggGGCCTGAGACATCATACAGGAAAGTATATGAGAGGAAAGTAGCCTCCAGTCCTACTCTGAACTCTCCTTGGTAGTTTAtgggcaatgttccctctaagctgcgtcCACGTGCAGACTGCCACACAGAATAAATATCAGCccgcgcagagaagcacgagattgaacttcactcaactttctagagttttcccccttagttaacctcttaaggattggaCCCTTTTATTCACTTTTCACCTAAAATgatatacccaaatctaactgcctgtagctcaggaagcatattcttgataccatttgaaatgaaacactttgaagtttgtggaaatgtgaaattaatgtcggagaatataacacattagatcgagtaaaagataatacaaacaaaaaaacattcattttctatttatttttttgttccatcaactTTGAAATGCAAGATAAAGGCcataatataatattgcagtttaggcgcaatttagattttggccactagatggctgcagtgtgtgtgcaaagtttcagattgatccagtgaagcattgcaatactggactattttgtatcaagtctgcccaaatgtgccgaattggtcaattgatacattttcaagtacataactatagagaacatacaaaaatgatatggtaatacaaaatgtaagtttacacactcccaagaatgtcatacatgatggatcattagcttatacactaactttcacacatctagatggccgggcgtggagccagagacagcggGGGttgaaactgtagaacccagttcctgcatttgaatataaaaattgattttatccaacagaactatgctacattttatctctgggacccttaggatgacaaatcagagcaagattactgaatgtaagtacattatttacagtgtgggaaaaaagtattagatcccctgctgattttgtgtgtttgcgcactgacaaagaaattatcagtctataattttaatggtaggtttatttgaacagtgagagagagaataacaacaaaaaaacacatgtcaaaaatgttataaattgatttatatttgaatgagggaaataagtatttgaccccctctcaatcagaaagatttctggctcccaggtgtcttttatacaggtaacgagctgagattaggagcacactcttaaagggagtgctcctaatctcagtttgttacctgtataaaagacacctgtccacagaagcaatcaatcaatcagattccaaactctccaccatggccaagaccaaagagctctccaaggatgtcagggacacgattgtagacttacacaaggctggaatgggctacacgaccatcgccaagcagcttggtgagaaggtgacaacagttggtgcgattattcacaaatggaagaaacacaaagtaactgtcaatctccctaggcctggggctccatgcaagatctcacctcgtggagttgcaatgatcatgagaacggtgaggaatctcaaggcagctgggaccatagtcaccaagaaaacaattggtaacacactacgccgtgaaggactgaaatcctgcagcacccgcaaggtccccctgttcaagaaagcacatatacaggcccgtctgaagtttgccaatgaacatctgaatgattcagaggagaactgggtcaaagtgttgtggtcagatgagaccaaaatcgagctctttggcatcaactcaactcgccgtgtttggaggaggaggaatgctgcttatgaccccaagaacaccatccccaccgtcaaacatggaggtgaaaacattatgctttgggggtgtttttctgctaaggggacaggacaacttcaccgcatcaaagggacgatggacggggccatgtattgtcaaatcttgggtgaaaacctccttccctcagccagggcattgaaaatgggtcgtggatgggtattccagcatgacaatgacccaaaacacacagccaaggcaacaaaggagtggctcaagaagaagcacattaaggtcctggagtggcctagccagtctccagaccttaatcccatagaaaatctgtggagggagctgaatgttcgagttgccaaacgtcagcctcgaaaccttaatgacttggagaagatctgcaaagaggagtgggacaaaatccctcctgagatgtgtgtaaacctggtggccaactacaagaaacgtctgacctctgtgattgccaacaagggttttgccagcaagtactaagtcatgttttgcagaggggtcaaatacttatttccctcattaaaatgcaaatcaatttataacatttttgacatgcgtttttctggatttgtttgtttgttattctgtctctcactgttcaaataaacctaccattaaaattatagactgatcatgtctttgtcagtgggcaaacgtacaaaatcagcaggggatcaaatacttaattccctctctgtaccttcagaggtgaatgtatcaaaccagttgccgtgatacgttttttgttgttgtgcactctcctcaaacaatagcacggtattttttcactgtaatagctactgtaaattggacattgcagttagattaaccagaatttaagctttctgcccatataagacatgtctatgtcttggaaagtttgctgttacttacaacagtcatgctaatcacattagcgcacgttagcgcaaccttcccgtatacgggacactgatcccgtagaggttaacattATCAACATTTCTCTTTACTGTgagaattgtgatcgaatcaatgcaatattagccactttcaatgcaacataccgaaacaaaacgaactagaCTTAGTATGCAACACTTAGTATGCAACACTTACTACtaactaactatgcaagagattttgttgtaggcagagcgcattggagtaggattctattccATTGACACGCacgactcagcccgtactctacacagaccggtgccgcataaccaatcagagctgcagtaggcctatatgcaaatagaccattgccatatatggatctgtcccattcactttgaactggactgtgtttacagcatgagcggtcgtgggtcgtgagtagatgcgcttgttttgagataaAAGTTAGAGCtacatgtagccacgtgtgcatatttgttcatatcctttgctagttagtgagttattagcccacttatagatcatttgtagtcagtaaTGGGGGagggattgcttcctacaagagcacaaaatgtgtacatttctAATCAGGTAAACAGCTTTTTtatttgtcttaaaggggcagtgttgtattttgagacggctttgaataagctaagtagccaataggcagagggtagcataatttgtcttaTTCTCtgtaatggtatgggaataataatgcattttattttgtaaagtggtttcttgcatcaaacaacacaacgttttcagtcacctcctggtctgaaggacaagtggataaacaggttaatcaCAAGCCTTGtatgtctcatggaatgtaggcctacattgaacaccacacattggctgatGGTAGACCacactggtaggcctacattatgatcaaatagccactgtagcctacttgaccactgtctgtaacttaaagcgggtacagcctcagtgttcacagtaaacaccaGCTGGAAGTTGCATCGAATTTTCACAACTTTCAAGTTTGCGTTCAGCAGAtcagaaatttgctcagtgcccaaAAACATTTGAGGGAACATTGTTTATGAGTGTAGTCTATTATG
This window encodes:
- the LOC121573644 gene encoding lysophosphatidic acid receptor 6-like, encoding MCTPAIKDNLVLYSLELSCTSDRCFPQQHSHCCIDIHIHSSLKMNNSTLETDGISALGLSQTNTSCIKSDGFKYTLYISVFSLVFIVGLLFNMAAMYIFACTLKLRNETTTYMMNLVVSDLLFVLTLPFRIFYFINQDWPFGRGLCQLSVSLFYTNMYGSILFLTCISVDRFLAIVHPFRSQALRTKRNAKLACCAVWVLVLSGSLPTGFLLDTTSLRNENSSVNYCFENFSNKQWKSSLSKVVVFIETVGFLIPLLVNIFCSVSVLQTLRQPQAISRGGQLNKSNILRMIVVHLLIFCFCFIPYNVNLVFYALVRTKLLKGCVVESVVRTIYPIALCIAVTNCCFDPVIYYFTSETIQNSIKRKSMAVRNKNKLGKGLQTDTLQSQSIMQNNLRTLSDKVFYNESTV